In Oryza sativa Japonica Group chromosome 2, ASM3414082v1, the following are encoded in one genomic region:
- the LOC107278370 gene encoding uncharacterized protein, with product MAAAAADAAMAAGLAEREPAWLRSLLGARFFEACAAHRGMSRNECNQYCLTCAAAADDAGGAAAVGCQWCVVAAHGGGAGRDRGHRHRVVQVRRSSYHNVVRVSELERTLDLTRVQTYVINRDRVVFLNERPQAPRNGRCAAAAAVACAACEACGRGLLDVAFRFCSLGCKLKCMESDPTLTFTIDPNNIPEPQISGPQEDEEEDDDEEDEPFYPTKANAAQSKAAGGGGCRPPPPPSASSSRPRRGGRRVARGDKEEDQEAAANILAFAAAAARSVPAASAADPNSYRRRARKGAHRAPERSPFF from the exons atggcggcggcggcggcggacgcggcgatGGCTGCTGGGTTGGCGGAGCGGGAGCCGGCGTGGCTGCGGTCGCTGCTCGGCGCGCGGTTCTTCGAGGCGTGCGCGGCGCACCGCGGCATGAGCAGGAACGAGTGCAACCAGTACTGCCTCAcctgcgccgcggccgccgacgacgccggcggcgcggccgccgtggGGTGCCAGTGGTgcgtggtggcggcgcacggcggcggcgcggggcgggatcgcggccaccgccaccgggtGGTCCAGGTGCGGAGGTCGTCGTACCACAACGTGGTGCGCGTGTCGGAGCTGGAGCGCACGCTGGACCTGACGCGGGTGCAGACCTACGTCATCAACCGCGACAGGGTCGTCTTCCTCAACGAGCGCCCGCAGGCGCCGCGCAACggccggtgcgccgccgccgccgccgtggcgtgcGCCGCCTGCGAGGCGTgcggccgcggcctcctcgACGTCGCCTTCCGCTTCTGCTCCCTCGGCTGCAAG CTGAAATGCATGGAATCGGATCCTACCCTGACATTCACCATCGATCCCAACAACATCCCAGAGCCACAGATTTCAGGGCCACAGGAagacgaggaagaagacgacgacgaagaagacGAGCCGTTCTACCCAACCAAGGCGAACGCTGCTCAGAGCaaggccgcgggcggcggcggctgccggccgccgccgccgccgtccgcgtcgtcgtcgcgacCTAGGAGAGGAGGACGCCGGGTGGCTAGAGGCGACAAGGAAGAGGATCAGGAGGCCGCCGCCAACatcctcgccttcgccgccgccgcggcgcggtcggtgccggccgcctccgccgccgaccccaACAGCTACCGGCGGCGCGCTAGGAAGGGCGCGCACCGCGCGCCGGAGCGGTCGCCGTTCTTCTGA
- the LOC9271512 gene encoding uncharacterized protein, producing MQDPRGMPRDEFATPKTHKRKVVSRPLPPSQIKAEPELLRREVPLTSGKTKKAPKITFKNEPRHSAPQSDWGTPDSVPEFGPADEYRALRKKYLLLEDENGELDKQLSQAEEEASVLEDEKFALLDQLVVLEGLVDPSQMQPPRRL from the coding sequence ATGCAAGACCCAAGAGGTATGCCACGAGATGAATTCGCAACCCCGAAGACGCACAAGAGAAAGGTCGTTTCCCGCCCCTTGCCTCCCAGCCAAATAAAAGCTGAACCTGAGCTGCTGCGGAGGGAGGTTCCACTCACATCCGGCAAGACCAAGAAAGCCCCTAAGATAACCTTCAAGAATGAACCTCGCCATTCGGCTCCGCAATCTGATTGGGGAACCCCCGATTCGGTGCCAGAGTTCGGTCCAGCTGATGAATACAGAGCGTTACGGAAGAAGTACCTGCTGCTGGAGGATGAGAACGGTGAGCTGGACAAGCAATTGAGCCAGGCTGAAGAGGAAGCCAGCGTTCTCGAGGATGAAAAGTTTGCGCTGCTGGATCAGCTTGTTGTGTTGGAAGGCCTTGTGGATCCTTCACAGATGCAGCCACCGAGAAGGCTGTGA
- the LOC4328593 gene encoding mitotic spindle checkpoint protein BUBR1 — protein MAAAMATTAAAAAEEAVVALDKETLMLMGCGDAPPAAPCAEWETFKENVRPLKRGRNVGLLNRALKAHADPAQRAALLAARRKMIEAIDEYSGEDPLQPWIDCIKWVQESFPTGGDCSGLVVIYEQCVRAFWHDDRYKNDLRYLKVWLEYAGNCADSEVIFRFLEANQIGQSHTNYYLSYASVMESKNKLKKANEIFNLGIARKAKPVEKLETTYRAFLQRSSKKKAHPEDDTTTDDHPVRNFGTVLNRGEIRGQHAENSHLVKTLQRVDVNRPLAVYTDENSLPSHGLARTRSNNTAWQTLGSQADRNKENNMRPAKWTSHKIPQKVGSRAAVQPTRVSSIEVFVDDECAEEPVPQVPKSTKPSILKLRQATSRNLKQETELLMENPLRNFPLTSLR, from the exons atggcggcggcgatggcgacgacggcggcggcggcggcggaagaggcggtggtggcgctcGACAAGGAGACTCTGATGCTGATGGGGTGCGGCGACGCCCCGCCGGCTGCGCCGTGCGCGGAGTGGGAGACGTTCAAGGAGAACGTGCGGCCGCTGAAGCGCGGCCGCAACGTGGGCCTCCTCAACCGCGCCCTCAAGGCGCACGCCGACCCCGCCCagcgcgccgccctcctcgccgcccggag GAAAATGATCGAGGCAATCGACGAATACAGCGGCGAGGATCCGCTCCAACCATGGATAGA CTGCATCAAATGGGTTCAGGAGTCGTTTCCGACAGGCGGGGATTGCTCCGGGTTGGTGGTGATCTACGAGCAGTGCGTGCGTGCCTTCTGGCACGACGACCGCTACAAGAACGATCTCCGCTACCTCAAAGTGTGGCTGGAATAT GCGGGGAATTGTGCTGATTCCGAGGTGATATTCAGGTTCCTGGAGGCCAACCAGATTGGTCAGAGCCATACCAATTACTACTTGTCCTATGCGTCGGTAATGGAGTCCAAGAACAAGCTAAAGAAAGCTAATGAGATTTTTAACCTTGGTATTGCCAG gAAAGCAAAGCCTGTGGAGAAGTTGGAAACTACATACAGGGCATTTCTTCAGAGATCATCCAAAAAGAAGGCACATCCTGAG GATGACACAACTACTGATGATCATCCAGTACGCAACTTTGGGACTGTCTTGAACCGTGGTGAAATCA GAGGCCAGCATGCAGAAAACTCTCACCTGGTGAAAACTCTGCAAAG AGTTGATGTCAATAGGCCACTTGCAGTTTACACAGATGAGAATTCGTTACCTAGTCATGGCCTTGCTAGAACCAGGAGCAACAACACGGCCTGGCAGACCCTTGGATCACAAGCAGATCGGAACAAAGAAAATAACATGAGGCCTGCTAAATGGACATCAcacaag ATTCCTCAGAAGGTTGGATCGAGGGCAGCAGTTCAGCCGACTCGTGTAAGCTCCATTGAAGTCTTCGTAGATGACGAATGCGCCGA GGAACCAGTTCCCCAAGTGCCAAAGAGTACAAAACCATCTATTCTGAAGCTTAGGCAAGCAACAAGCAGAAACCTCAAGCA GGAAACTGAACTGCTTATGGAGAATCCTCTGCGGAATTTCCCTCTAACCAGCCTTAGATAA
- the LOC4328595 gene encoding brefeldin A-inhibited guanine nucleotide-exchange protein 1, whose amino-acid sequence MASPAGAIGGASPSGRVLGPALDRIIKNAAWRKHSGLVAAAKAALDLLSSSAYASASAPSPPSLLLGLPAAAADACIHALLLALESASPKVADPALDCVAKLLYHRLLVGDLGGGGGDDDSPSSKLLAAVLSCGALADDAMELSTLRVLVAAARCPSVAIRGEGLGQMLKTCYNIYLSSSSGANQLCAKLALAQVLVIVFARVEVDSMDVRVRTVSITDMMDMSDRNLNDSSIVHAAQSFINETMEGSDVPEPGSPVEPAETDGKEDVVMSKIREDGLTLFKNLCKLSMKFSTPDNPEDQVLLRGKVLSLELLKMVIDNAGAFWRTNEKYLGAIKQYLCLSLLKNSALSAMSIYQLLCSIFLGLLSRFRSGLKEEIGIFFPMLVLRVLENVHQPSFLQKMTVLNLLEKICKDSQVIIDVFVNYDCDVDAPNIFERIVNGLLKTALGVPPGSATTLTPAQDQTFRIESVKCLATIIKSMGSWMDQQLKIGEFSPKPSEISLNSIDIPNILVGEDGGAVDYELQTDSGNPDLSDASSLEQRRTYKIELQKGISLFNRKPSKGIDFLIKSKKIGHSPEDVASFLRDTAGLNATMIGDYLGERDEFPIKVMHAYADALNFEGMDFGEAIRYYLRGFRLPGEAQKIDRIMEKFAERYCKCNPNSFTSADTAYVLAYSVIMLNTDAHNTMVKDKMSKSDFIRNNRGIDDGKDLPEHYLSTLYDQIVKNEIKMSADSSVPQSKQPSSVIKLLGLDNIINLVNWKQAEDKALGANDLLIKNIQEKFKAKSGKSESIFHVITDSTILRFMMEVCWAPMMAAFSVTLDQSDDKAATSQCLQGFRSAVHVTAVMCMQTQRDAFVTSVAKFTYLHCAADMKQKNVDAVKAIISIAIEDGDYLQDSWEHVLTCLSRFEHLHLLGEGAPTDASFLTVPLVESEDKTQKSSSTTASKRTNALQNPAVMAAVRGGSYDSTTAKNNASPLVTPEQINSFISNINLLDQIGIFELNHIFAHSQRLNSDAIVAFVKALCKVSMTELHSPTEPRIFCLTKIVEIAHYNMNRIRLVWSHIWKVLSDFFVSVGSSENLSVAIFVMDSLRQLAMKFLEREELANYNFQNEFLRPFAVVMQKSNASEVRELVVRCISQMVLSRVNNIKSGWKSVFTVFTAAAADDRKSIVLLAFETMEKIVRDYFPYITETETTTFTDCVKCLITFTSSKFSSDASLNAIAFLRFCAVKLAEEGFVCHEKDTDHQSNNLDVSDGNATLHKDDHVYFWVPLLAGLARLTTDTRPTIRKGAVEVLFDILKDHGHLFSQSFWRNIFESVVYPLFSTGSSTPNGHINLTEDDSWNSETKTVAVKCLVDLYITFFDEMRTELSRVTSVVTNFIRSPYKQSASTGLSVFQRLTEGLESRLSKEEWKEILLCFKDSAMQTFVVFDKIVRMMQDIEIPDRNESYPEVERYSDNDIYNDDEEEANMETTSYAIIKLKNHMAQQLLVVQGIVKLYETHRWSFYAEHMGIILETLSAIASHASEVSSESTLLMKFHKACSLLEVSEPAVIHFENESYQSYLKLLQALVHDHPSISEDMKIESHIMLVSEKILRKYLKCAGRERSNDSSGRDPALRWKLPLGTAKKEELSARTSLVLHVMQLLGGLERDCFRRNLPLFFPLLTNLIRCEHSSGEVQLALYDIFQSSIGPIIST is encoded by the exons ATGGCCTCGCCGGCGGGGGCAATCggcggcgcgtcgccgtcggggCGGGTGCTGGGCCCTGCGCTGGACCGGATCATCAAGAACGCGGCGTGGCGGAAGCACTCGGGCCTCGTGGCGGCCGCCAAGGCGGCGCTCGACCTGCTCTCCTCGTCGGCGtacgcgtcggcgtcggcgccgtcgccgccgtcgctgctgctcgggttgccggcggccgccgcggacgCGTGCATCCACGCGCTCCTCCTCGCGCTCGAGTCGGCGTCCCCCAAGGTCGCCGACCCGGCGCTCGACTGCGTCGCCAAGTTGCTCtaccaccgcctcctcgtcggtgatctcggcggtggcggcggcgacgacgactccCCGTCCTCCaagctgctcgccgccgtgctctccTGCGGCGCGCTCGCCGACGACGCCATGGAGCTCTCCACCCTCCGCGTCCTCGTGGCCGCCGCGCGGTGCCCCTCCGTCGCCATCCGCGGGGAAGGGCTCGGCCAGATGCTCAAGACCTGCTACAACATATACCTCAGTAGCAGCAGCGGCGCCAACCAGCTCTGCGCTAAGCTGGCGCTGGCGCAGGTGCTGGTGATCGTGTTCGCGCGCGTGGAGGTGGACTCCATGGATGTGCGCGTGCGCACGGTGTCGATCACCGACATGATGGACATGTCTGACCGCAACCTGAATGACTCCAGCATTGTCCATGCGGCGCAGAGCTTCATAAACGAGACGATGGAGGGAAGCGATGTCCCTGAGCCGGGGTCCCCGGTTGAGCCGGCCGAGACGGATGGGAAGGAGGATGTTGTCATGAGCAAGATCAGGGAGGATGGGTTGACACTGTTCAAGAACCTGTGCAAGCTGTCCATGAAGTTCTCGACGCCGGATAATCCCGAAGATCAGGTCCTGCTGCGCGGGAAGGTGTTGTCTCTTGAGTTGCTCAAGATGGTTATCGACAATGCTGGGGCATTCTGGAGAACGAATGAAAA GTACCTTGGAGCAATCAAGCAGTATCTTTGTTTGTCCTTGTTGAAGAACAGTGCCTTGTCAGCAATGAGTATTTACCAACTGTTATGCTCCATATTTTTGGGTTTGCTGTCAAGATTTAGATCTGGGCTGAAAGAGGAAATTGGAATATTTTTTCCCATGCTTGTTCTGAGGGTTCTTGAGAATGTCCATCAACCTAGCTTTCTGCAGAAAATGACTGTACTAAACCTTTTGGAGAAGATCTGTAAAGACTCCCAGGTTATTATTGATGTCTTTGTGAACTATGATTGTGATGTTGATGCACCAAATATCTTTGAAAG GATTGTCAATGGGCTTTTAAAGACTGCTCTAGGGGTTCCTCCTGGATCTGCAACAACATTAACCCCTGCACAAGACCAGACATTTCGGATTGAGTCAGTCAAGTGTCTTGCAACCATAATAAAATCAATGGGTTCATGGATGGACCAACAGCTGAAAATTGGTGAATTTTCACCCAAACCTTCTGAAATATCTTTAAATTCGATAGACATTCCTAACATCCTTGTTGGAGAAGATGGGGGTGCTGTTGATTATGAACTGCAAACAGACTCTGGTAACCCAGACCTATCTGACGCTTCCTCACTTGAGCAGCGTCGTACTTATAAAATAGAACTTCAG AAAGGAATTTCCTTGTTTAACAGGAAGCCTTCCAAGGGTATTGATTTTCTCATTAAAAGCAAGAAAATAGGTCATTCCCCAGAAGATGTTGCTTCTTTCTTGAGAGATACTGCTGGTTTAAACGCAACAATGATCGGGGACTATTTGGGTGAAAGAGATGAATTCCCTATCAAAgtaatgcatgcatatgcagatGCACTGAACTTCGAAGGTATGGACTTTGGTGAAGCCATTAGGTATTACTTGCGAGGTTTCAGGTTGCCTGGAGAAGCGCAAAAAATTGATCGAATCATGGAAAAGTTTGCTGAACGATACTGCAAATGCAATCCAAATTCTTTTACCAGTGCAGATACTGCATATGTTCTTGCTTATTCTGTAATTATGCTCAATACCGATGCTCATAATACGATGGTCAAAGATAAG ATGTCGAAGTCTGATTTCATTCGCAATAACCGAGGAATTGATGATGGGAAGGATTTGCCTGAACATTATCTGAGTACATTGTATGATCAAATTGTCAAAAATGAGATAAAAATGAGTGCTGATTCGTCAGTTCCACAAAGCAAGCAGCCTAGTAGTGTAATTAAGCTCTTAGGCTTGGATAACATTATCAACCTTGTCAACTGGAAACAGGCTGAAGACAAGGCACTTGGAGCAAACGACTTACTCATTAAGAACATACAGGAGAAATTCAAAGCAAAGAGTGGGAAATCAGA ATCTATATTTCATGTTATTACTGATTCTACCATTTTAAGATTCATGATGGAGGTTTGTTGGGCCCCTATGATGGCTGCATTCAGTGTGACACTTGACCAAAGTGATGATAAGGCTGCCACATCACAGTGTTTGCAAGGATTCAGATCTGCAGTGCATGTAACCGCTGTAATGTGTATGCAGACACAGCGAGATGCCTTTGTGACATCTGTTGCCAAATTCACTTACCTCCATTGTGCTGCGGACATGAAACAAAAGAATGTGGATGCTGTGAAG GCTATAATATCCATCGCAATTGAAGATGGTGACTATTTGCAGGATTCCTGGGAGCATGTACTAACATGTCTTTCACGGTTTGAGCATCTACATCTCCTTGGAGAGGGGGCACCTACTGATGCTTCATTTTTGACAGTGCCTCTGGTTGAGTCAGAAGATAAAACACAGAAGTCAAGTAGCACTACAGCTTCGAAGCGAACTAATGCTCTTCAGAATCCAGCTGTAATGGCTGCCGTCAGAGGGGGTTCTTACGACAGCACAACAGCTAAAAATAATGCCTCACCATTGGTTACTCCTGAACAGATAAATAGCTTCATATCAAACATAAATTTGTTAGACCAGATTGGCATTTTTgaattaaatcatatatttgctcaTAGCCAGAGATTAAATAGTGATGCCATTGTTGCTTTTGTGAAAGCTCTTTGTAAAGTTTCGATGACAGAGTTGCACTCACCTACAGAACCTCGCATCTTCTGCCTAACAAAGATTGTGGAGATTGC GCATTACAATATGAACCGCATACGTCTGGTGTGGTCTCATATTTGGAAAGTTTTATCAGACTTCTTTGTGTCTGTGGGATCGTCAGAAAATCTCTCAGTTGCAATATTTGTTATGGACTCTTTGAGGCAACTAGCGATGAAGTTTCTGGAAAGAGAGGAACTGGCAAATTACAATTTTCAGAATGAATTCCTGCGACCTTTTGCAGTTGTTATGCAGAAGAGCAATGCTTCGGAAGTACGGGAACTTGTCGTTCGTTGCATCTCCCAAATGGTTTTGAGTCGTGTTAACAATATAAAATCCGGATGGAAAAGTGTTTTTACG GTttttactgctgctgctgctgatgatcGAAAAAGTATTGTGCTGTTGGCATTTGAAACCATGGAAAAGATTGTTCGGGACTATTTTCCATACATAACTGAGACTGAAACCACAACATTTACTGATTGTGTTAAATGTCTTATTACATTCACGAGCAGTAAATTTAGCAGTGATGCCAGTCTCAATGCTATTGCATTTCTTCGGTTCTGTGCTGTTAAACTTGCCGAGGAAGGATTTGTTTGTCATGAAAAGGATACAGATCACCAGTCAAATAACTTAGATGTTTCTGATGGGAATGCCACTCTGCACAAGGACGATCATGTTTATTTCTGGGTTCCTCTGCTTGCCG GTCTAGCTAGGTTGACAACTGACACAAGACCAACAATCAGAAAAGGTGCAGTAGAGGTACTCTTTGACATTTTGAAGGATCATGGGCACCTCTTCTCGCAGTCCTTTTGGAGAAATATCTTTGAATCTGTTGTTTATCCTCTATTTAGCACTGGTAGCTCTACACCAAATGGGCACATTAATCTAACTGAGGATGACTCTTGGAATTCTGAAACTAAAACAGTAGCAGTCAAGTGTTTAGTGGATTTGTACATTACCTTTTTTGATGAGATGCGGACAGAACTTTCTAGAGTTACTTCTGTTGTCACAAACTTTATCAGAAGTCCTTATAAACAGTCTGCTAGCACAGGTTTATCTGTTTTTCAGCGTTTAACAGAAGGACTTGAAAGCAGACTCTCCAAGGAGGAATGGAAAGAGATCTTGTTATGTTTTAAAGACTCAGCAATGCAAACATTTGTCGTGTTTGACAAGATAGTTAGGATGATGCAAGATATAGAAATTCCAGATAGAAATGAATCTTATCCTGAAGTTGAACGATATTCAGATAATGACATATACAATGATGATGAAGAGGAAGCTAATATGGAAACAACATCATACGCTATTATTAAATTGAAGAATCATATGGCGCAGCAGCTCTTAGTTGTTCAG GGCATAGTTAAATTGTATGAGACACACAGGTGGTCTTTTTATGCTGAGCATATGGGAATAATTTTAGAGACACTATCAGCCATTGCGTCACATGCAAGTGAAGTGAGCTCCGAATCTACCTTGCTCATGAAATTCCATAAAGCATGTTCCCTTTTGGAGGTGTCTGAGCCAGCAGTCATTCATTTCGAGAATGAGTCTTACCAGAGCTATCTCAAACTTCTGCAAGCTTTGGTTCATGACCACCCATCAATCTCAGAAGATATGAAAATTGAGTCACATATTATGCTTGTTTCTGAGAAAATACTACGGAAGTATCTCAAATGTGCAGGGCGTGAACGATCTAACGATTCATCTGGTAGAGATCCAGCATTACGCTGGAAACTGCCTTTGGGCACTGCTAAGAAGGAGGAACTGTCTGCTAGAACTTCATTGGTCCTTCATGTGATGCAGTTATTGGGTGGCCTAGAGAGGGACTGCTTTAGGAGAAACCTGCCCCTGTTTTTCCCCTTATTAACTAACCTCATTCGCTGTGAGCATAGCTCTGGAGAAGTTCAGCTTGCACTGTATGATATATTCCAGTCATCGATAGGCCCTATAATATCAACATAG
- the LOC4328596 gene encoding mediator of RNA polymerase II transcription subunit 18, with amino-acid sequence MECVVQGIIETQHVDALEVLLQGLSGVPKERVRVHELCLKSGPNLGVVPSEVRLLCDLAQSTPSWTIRHVGGAMRGAGAEQISVLVRSIVESKASNNVLRYFYGIGYKLDHEVLKGGFAFRFHRGAQITVTVTSVSKMTKLHATNEAVPITPAIQLVEITAPAAADNYNDVVSAVTSFCEYLAPLLHLSKPGNSTGIVPTAGAAAASLMSSGGGGGGKTL; translated from the exons ATGGAGTGCGTGGTGCAGGGGATCATCGAGACCCAG CATGTTGATGCTCTTGAGGTTCTTCTCCAGGGCCTCTCTGGTGTCCCAAAAGAACGTGTCAGAGTGCATGAGCTCTGTCTTAAAAGTGGGCCAAATCTAG GAGTTGTCCCATCAGAGGTTCGTTTATTGTGTGACTTAGCTCAGTCCACGCCATCCTG GACCATAAGACATGTTGGAGGTGCCATGAGAGGTGCTGGTGCAGAGCAAATCTCAGTCCTTGTGCGGTCAATTGTAGAGAGCAAAGCCAGCAACAATGTATTGCGTTACTTCTACGGTATAGGGTACAAGTTAGATCATGAAGTTCTGAAGGGAGGATTTGCATTTCGTTTCCACCGAGGTGCCCAGATAACTGTGACCGTTACCTCTGTTAGCAAGATGACAAAACTCCATGCTACCAACGAAGCTGTGCCAATCACTCCTGCAATACAGCTAGTGGAAATCACggcccctgctgctgctgacaATTACAACGATGTCGTTTCAGCCGTCACTTCGTTCTGTGAATATCTAGCACC GCTTCTGCATCTCTCTAAACCAGGCAATTCGACTGGAATCGTCCCGACTGCAGGCGCTGCTGCCGCCTCACTCATGtcaagtggtggtggtggtggtggtaaaaCGTTGTGA